In Cutaneotrichosporon cavernicola HIS019 DNA, chromosome: 1, one DNA window encodes the following:
- the DOA4 gene encoding uncharacterized protein (Ubiquitin carboxyl-terminal hydrolase): MPRPPPTIPPVDGLPYDQLHEVAVELELVDANSHPPTYWFELAVRSAEAARIAERRGSKAGQYVAYTRLAIAYQKCIFHKRLKEARIADHAWSVHINEFKVTFETAMRKAKALKEELKAAPVRTHQSTNSVDHEPGGSIADRMKALSGHGVDVSTRRISRDLARALPPRPPAPVHRPSQDLVHQRRPSLPRPPSIHNLSRRGSSASLSGLNGVSPNPTGGSTRSNHSPVKNTIPLYRSPSAMSTTSTRQVQGSGSMLPSPAGGSEPTLPTPPTEPAPPSIPSPPVSSVQSSRRGSAHVEPDMTPDRPSAILPPSRPPHPPAPMSRTLSQTEAAEQLGNFEKAFPSLDELDKQFDDEGFAIPALPAHTSNGLRPLPEAPKKADGDAAAFLGFPSLPSVPKDLPGTRALPKPSLPPPPLPVRLDDLEKGDDRPPSPPSPDMRMQNRPASTLGFSAQNSLSLSPYNTLHAPVIDEAAKPTSTPQTASQMEEQYLLMPAASTKPPEDGTSPPSTNGSAAISPLPPGEAAISSSSHALSTEPLAMPEPQPAQAGVANGAGLGPSDTDPPSGSGIPTKPNFPLTSSITPDTLRSYFMNPAVNVLICDVRPADEFSLGIVGAEYHARGCKVNVVWIDPTVLTRRGLTSTQLESALSLSPEAQQVAFASRNLYDLVVISDSRSKMFPSKSEPQTPAGNLRDIIYEHEFAKTLPRSPALLVGGYKGWVEFIKTRQAINMQHLQQAHGSQAPNGTPGQPNGYSKPLSPRQANSKAPPIPERRSGHSREKSSNVLPSHYSKEITENFSHSSPQSMTSSRHQHSHSASYSGGPASYTPYQQAPIAPTRPPMPRAPHGSSNSISSTYGSVQGYTVPSHNRNDSFSNYSVPTGIVPPPRASVHTSAMTRRQSSTDFMDYGSPRQQQRIEYPQAHGLVRVPQPPPAAASHGLERQDQRAPMRLPSRMENLSETGVRYWRDTKLGLTGLKNLGNTCYMNSTVQCLSATFPFAQFFLDGAYRRDLNTTSNLGTKGRMAKAFAALLTAVWGEDFKSLSPITFRQSIISFNDLFAGNLQHDSQEFLSFVLDGLHEDLNRVKQKPQIEMTPDRERALETLSPSVASDKEWILYRQRDDSFIVDLFQGQYMSRTTCLTCRKTSTVYDSFMWLTLDLPVQKGRVMLPELIDRWVHPETLSVEDGWICTNCKVARKATKALTLVRLPPVLLIQLKRFSFAGGFWNRSDTPVIFPTNNLDLTRFVPRREPTGSENLDDPRTQIGPFKYDLYGVTNHLGTLSSGHYTAFVRDAGRWKLAEDSRISNASERDVVSHPAASYILFYKRVQA, translated from the exons ATGCCCCGCCCCCCACCCACAATTCCACCTGTCGACGGGCTGCCCTACGACCAGCTGCACGAGGTCGCCGTCGAATTAGAATTAGTAGACGCCAACTCTCATCCACCAACCTACTGGTTTGAGCTAGCTGTCCGCTCCGCTGAAGCCGCGCGCATCGCTGAGCGGCGCGGCTCCAAGGCAGGCCAATACGTCGCGTACAcccgcctcgccatcgcctACCAGAAGTGCATTTTCCACAAGCGGCTTAAAGAAGCTCGCATCGCCGATCATGCCTGGTCCGTCCACATCAACGAGTTCAAAGTA ACTTTCGAAACAGCGAtgcgcaaggccaaggctcTCAAGGAagagctcaaggccgcaCCAGTCAGAACGCATCAGTCCAC GAACTCTGTCGATCACGAACCGGGAGGCTCCATTGCGGACCGCATGAAGGCCTTGAGCGGCCATGGGGTTGACGTGAGCACCAGACGCATCAGTCGTGACCTCGCGCGTGCACTGCCaccgcggccgccagccCCGGTTCACCGACCTTCGCAGGACCTCGTGCACCAGCGTCGCCCTAGCCTCCCCCGCCCGCCATCAATACACAACCTGTCCCGTCgcggctcgagcgcgtcgctctcgggcTTGAACGGTGTCTCACCCAATCCCACTGGTGGCTCAACTAGGAGCAACCACAGCCCCGTCAAGAACACTATCCCCCTTTATCGGTCCCCGTCGGCcatgtcgacgacctcgactcggcAGGTACAAGGGTCCGGCTCCATGCTACCATCACCAGCCGGGGGGTCGGAGCCAACGCTTCCGACACCTCCCACTGAACCTGCACCTCCCTCAATCCCGTCACCACCCGTGTCTTCTGTGCAGTCGTCGCGGAGGGGCTCGGCTCACGTCGAGCCAGACATGACTCCTGACCGTCCCTCTGCTATCCTACcaccttctcggcctcctcatccaccaGCTCCGATGTCCCGAACGTTGTCGCAGACGGAGGCTGCCGAGCAGCTGGGCAACTTCGAGAAGGCATTCCCTTCCCTCGACGAGTTAGACAAGCagtttgacgacgagggttTTGCAATCCCAGCTCTTCCTGCTCACACGTCCAATGGGCTCAGGCCCCTCCCCGAGGCGCCCAAGAAGGCTGATGGTGATGCCGCCGCGTTTCTCGGCTTTCCCAGCCTACCGAGTGTTCCGAAGGATCTGCCGGGGACGCGGGCGCTGCCGAAACCATCGTTGCCACCGCCCCCACTACCTGTTCGCTTGGACGATCTCGAGAAGGGCGATGACcgccctccctctccgcccAGCCCAGATATGAGGATGCAGAATCGTCCAGCGAGCACCCTAGGCTTTTCCGCCCAAAACTCGCTCTCGCTGTCTCCCTACAACACGCTACATGCGCCCGTTATCGACGAGGCTGCCAAACCTACGTCCACGCCTCAGACTGCGTCTCAAATGGAGGAGCAATATCTTTTGATGCCAGCCGCGTCCACCAAACCACCCGAAGATGGCACGTCCCCTCCCTCAACCAATGGTTCGGCCGCCATTTCTCCGCTACCACCCGGCGAGGCTGCCatctcgtcatcatcgcACGCGTTGTCCACCGAGCCGTTGGCCATGCCCGAACCCCAGCCCGCGCAAGCGGGTGTGGCCAACGGCGCCGGTCTCGGACCTTCGGACACGGACCCACCGTCCGGCTCCGGCATCCCTACCAAGCCCAACTTCCCGCTCACCAGCTCAATCACGCCTGACACGCTCAGATCTTACTTTATGAACCCAGCCGTCAACGTGCTCATCTGCGACGTGCGCCCAGCGGATGAGTTTTCTTTGGGCATTGTCGGAGCCGAATACCATGCGCGCGGGTGCAAAGTCAATGTTGTGTGGATCGACCCGACCGTGCTTACGCGACGGGGCCTCACGTCAACGCAGCTCGAGAGCGCGTTGTCCCTCAGCCCAGAAGCGCAGCAGGTCGCGTTTGCCAGCCGAAACCTTTACGACTTGGTCGTGATTTCCGACTCGAGGTCTAAGATGTTCCCGAGCAAGAGCGAGCCGCAAACGCCAGCTGGCAACTTGCGCGACATTATCTATGAGCATGAGTTTGCCAAAACGTTGCCCCGCTCGCCTGCGCTTCTCGTTGGCGGGTACAAGGGATGGGTCGAGTTCATCAAGACCCGGCAAGCGATTAACATGCAGCATCTCCAGCAGGCGCACGGGTCGCAGGCGCCAAACGGCACGCCAGGCCAGCCCAACGGCTACTCGAAGCCACTGTCTCCTCGACAGGCGAACTCGAAGGCACCTCCGATTCCTGAACGGCGATCCGGGCACTCGCGTGAGAAGTCATCCAACGTGTTGCCGTCGCACTATTCGAAAGAGATCACAGAGAACTTCTCACACAGTTCGCCGCAGTCGATGACAAGCTCGCGGCACCAGCATAGCCACTCGGCGTCTTACTCCGGGGGGCCTGCTTCGTACACGCCGTACCAGCAGGCTCCGATTGCTCCCACGCGACCGCCCATGCCGCGTGCGCCGCATGGATCATCCAACTCTATCTCATCCACATACGGCAGCGTGCAAGGGTACACCGTGCCTTCGCACAACCGCAACGACTCGTTCTCAAACTACTCGGTCCCCACAGGCATtgtgccgccgcctcgtgcGTCGGTACACACCAGTGCAATGACGCGCAGACAGAGCAGCACCGACTTCATGGACTACGGGTCGCCccggcagcagcagcgtATCGAGTATCCTCAGGCTCATGGCCTGGTGCGCGTCCCACAGCCACCGCCTGCTGCCGCGTCACATGGCCTCGAACGGCAGGACCAACGCGCGCCGATGCGCCTCCCATCTCGCATGGAGAACCTCTCCGAGACTGGTGTGCGGTACTGGCGCGACACGAAGCTTGGTCTGACGGGCCTCAAGAACCTCGGCAACACGTGCTACATGAACTCGACAGTGCAGTGTCTGAGTGCGACGTTTCCGTTCGCTCAGTTTttcctcgacggcgcgtACAGGCGTGACCTCAACACGACGAGCAATCTCGGCACCAAGGGCCGCATGGCCAAGGCTTTTGCTGCGTTACTTACGGCGGTGTGGGGAGAAGATTTCAAGTCTTTATCACCGATAACATTCCGGCAAAGCATCATCAGCTTCAACGACCTGTTTGCGGGGAATCTGCAGCACGACTCGCAAGAGTTCCTGTCGTTCGTGCTTGACGGCCTGCACGAAGATCTGAACCGCGTCAAGCAAAAGCCGCAGATCGAGATGACGCCGGATCGTGAGCGGGCTCTCGAGACTCTCTCGCCATCAGTCGCGAGCGACAAGGAATGGATACTGTACCGCCAGCGTGACGACAGCTTTATTGTAGACCTCTTCCAGGGTCAATACATGAGTAGAACGACGTGTCTGACGTGTCGTAAG ACGTCTACGGTCTACGACTCGTTCATGTGGCTTACGCTCGACCTGCCCGTCCAAAAGGGCAGGGTCATGCTCCCAGAGCTCATTGACCGTTGGGTACACCCCGAGACACTAAGTGTTGAAGATGGCTG GATCTGCACCAACTGCAAGGTGGCACGGAAGGCGACCAAGgcgctcacgctcgtccgcctcccgCCTGTGCTGCTCATCCAGCTCAAGCGCTTCAGCTTTGCGGGCGGTTTCTGGAACCGGTCCGACACACCCGTCATCTTCCCGACGAACAATCTTGACTTGACCCGCTTTGTGCCGCGCCGTGAGCCGACTGGGTCTGAAAacctcgacgacccgcGCACGCAGATCGGCCCGTTCAAGTACGACCTGTATGGTGTGACGAATCATTTGGGGACGCTGTCCAGCGGGCACT ataCTGCGTTCGTGCGCGACGCGGGGCGATGGAAGTTGGCCGAGGACAGCCGTATCAGCAACGCGTccgagcgcgacgtcgtGTCACACCCAGCAGCGTCCTACATTTT gtTCTACAAGCGTGTCCAGGCATGA
- a CDS encoding uncharacterized protein (Kelch motif) yields MSSAADGSDIASWFEAVKGEVPFSLTGPSITLSPLPSPYPPTVFLYGGKVVQSRRMSDQMWALDLNRREWSRVNAGTGPGVRYFHSMDVWEDKLVLFGGMSEQELNGSSFVHDDVWFFDCRTRRWLPQPLPDAGPSFEPIAQDPQFLPSARYAHLSAVSRGKLIVFGGQRHDNTWIYEISAYDLKRRAWVSKTPQPESHGLHSKGAYRSVALSTNQRVVFPHSDSHTFTGTQALPYSEDEEGFGGSIYVYSNYDFAKVRREFEILHPLDGVEAEPVASDKFASIPDYTVRDLSTKMSGVSQPPGLRFPSGGIVGHHLVLTGLYLASTSGAFSIWALDLTTMVWTHIEPAVLKTGSWNRPIICPDTARLLVFGCADSDLTTDYGKRAVNLNHVAVVELEAYGIYRPPKQEISDMEQNVGLTMLDQRLLIDFEVVSVDNRRVKCSRRVLEKRWPWFAEQQASIVSRAGEIIHDVASLDMDGAVAASLSPVRMTPTRLYLPEEFAICVALVQYFYTLELSSPLQRRGPVLTSLLFLAKQYKIERLRRLVVHTLHSRLEPDNALNLFQVASIAGEKPLASRCLSLLKHARSNGRGLHSSHHRPSGTQSAHGSAGGTTPSASNMGLPPNETTSSASTVNGNTTIQGAPDSHVFRRARADSLTCADQPLLRLVGDLDMDDSPSATSTTMSQEDSQVMSLFSALDISAPPESPVLAQRSNRPMSERSPSPSPSHASSTQKKRTPPMMPPPGRALPTVPQDALLTPPFTPHTPLADAGLRSSSPTYSEATSSFPRTPAESTRGSMYSTREDPMSPMNERRPSLSDSSLPSKTAGLPSLPEDEAPTFEMSEDDHLRVSTETSEADNERLQTPRIGVDPGSAPLQHSSLNVQQEQAMLKLTANSGQSKQLARATSLTSLGQRPHSTLATYTARDVREMGKTQEQMGALAEDFGVDLPSTAERSKTWAKPGGSDFSKRHSIVAKAPTTLDHEQERLAKFHAFIAEQQRQAGSSEAEAIARKATGRAGRSRFGAWRTKVGNVLH; encoded by the exons ATGTCGTCCGCTGCAGACGGCTCTGACATTGCCAGCTGGttcgaggccgtcaagggcgaggtccCTTTTTCACTTACC ggcCCCAGCATTACactctcccctctcccgtCCCCGTACCCACCAACAGTCTTCCTCTAtggcggcaaggtcgtgcAATCCCGCCGCATGTCGGACCAGATGTGGGCCTTGGACCTCAACCGCCGGGAGTGGTCGCGCGTCAACGCCGGCACCGGTCCTGGCGTGCGCTACTTTCACTCGATGGACGTTT GGGAAGACAAACTCGTGCTCTTCGGCGGCATGAGCGAGCAGGAACTCAACGGGTCCAGCTTTGTCCACGACGACGTCTGGTTCTTTGACTGCCGCACCCGCCGCTGGCTGCCGCAACCTTTGCCCGACGCTGGCCCGTCCTTTGAGCCAATAGCCCAAGACCCCCAGTTCCTCCCATCCGCACGCTACGCGCACCTCAGCGCTGTGTCGCGTGGCAAACTCATCGTGTTTGGTGGTCAACGGCACGACAACACCTGGATATACGAGATTAGTGCCTACGACCTCAAGCGCCGCGCTTGGGTGTCCAAGACACCCCAACCAGAGTCGCACGGCCTGCATTCCAAGGGAGCATACCGCTCCGTCGCGTTGTCGACCAACCAACGTGTTGTCTTCCCACACTCGGACTCGCACACGTTCACCGGAACGCAAGCGCTGCCATActcggaggacgaggagggttTCGGCGGCTCGATCTACGTCTACTCAAACTACGATTTTGCCAAGGTCAGACGCGAGTTTGAGATCCTTCATCCACTCGATGGCGTGGAGGCCGAACCCGTGGCGTCAGACAAGTTCGCGTCCATCCCCGATTACACCGTCCGCGACCTCTCGACCAAGATGAGCGGCGTTTCGCAGCCACCAGGCCTGCGTTTCCCCTCTGGTGGCATCGTCGGGCACCACTTGGTCCTTACTGGTCTGTACctcgcctccacctcgggTGCCTTCTCCATATgggccctcgacctcaccaCCATGGTCTGGACGCACATCGAGCCGGCTGTGCTCAAGACTGGGAGCTGGAACCGTCCTATTATCTGCCCTGACACTGCGCGTCTCCTTGTTTTTGGGTGTGCGGACTCGGACCTGACCACTGATTATGGCAAGCGCGCAGTCAACCTCAACCATGTTGCggttgtcgagctcgaggcgtACGGCATATACCGGCCACCGAAGCAGGAAATTTCGGACATGGAGCAGAACGTGGGCCTCACCATGCTCGACCAGAGGCTGCTGATCGACTTTGAAGTCGTTTCGGTCGACAACCGCCGCGTCAAGTGCTCGCGGCGTGTGCTCGAAAAGCGCTGGCCGTGGTTTGCCGAGCAGCAGGCGTCGATCGTATCGCGTGCGGGAGAAATCATCCACGACGTCGCGTCGCTCGACATGGACGGTGCGGTCGCTGCATCGCTGAGCCCCGTGCGCATGACGCCCACTCGCCTCTACCTCCCCGAGGAGTTCGCAATctgcgtcgcgctcgtgcaGTACTTCTACACCCTAGAGCTGTCATCGCCGCTGCAGCGCCGCGGGCCTGTGCTCACCTCACTGTTGTTCCTTGCGAAGCAGTACAAGATTGAGCGCCTGCGCAGGCTCGTCGTGCACACGCTGCACAGCCGCCTCGAACCCGACAACGCACTCAATCTGTTCCAGGTGGCGAGTATCGCAGGCGAGAAGCCTCTGGCGTCCCGCTGCTTAAGCCTGTTGAAGCACGCCCGCTCAAACGGCAGGGGCCTCCACAGCAGTCACCACCGGCCCAGCGGTACCCAAAGTGCCCACGGTAGCGCCGGAGGCACAACACCATCTGCGTCGAACATGGGTCTCCCTCCCAACGAGACAACATCAAGTGCATCAACCGTCAACGGCAACACAACCATCCAGGGTGCTCCCGACTCGCACGTGTTCCGCCGGGCACGCGCGGACTCGCTCACATGCGCCGACCAGCCCCTGTTGCGCCTAGTGGGCGACCTGGACATGGACGATTCGCCATCAgcaacctcgaccaccaTGTCCCAAGAGGACTCGCAGGTCATGTCACTCTTCAGCGCGCTCGATATCAGCGCGCCACCGGAGTCTCCGGTCCTGGCCCAGCGCAGCAACAGGCCTATGTCGGAGCGGTCACCTTctcccagccccagccaTGCAAGCTCAACGCAGAAGAAGCGCACGCCGCCGATGATGCCACCTCCAGGTCGCGCTCTCCCCACGGTCCCACAGGACGCACTTCTTACTCCGCCATTCACCCCCCACACGCCCCTTGCTGACGCCGGTCTCCGCTCGTCAAGCCCCACTTACTCGGAGGCGACGTCCTCGTTTCCTCGGACACCGGCTGAGTCGACTCGTGGGTCCATGTACTCTACGCGCGAGGACCCCATGTCTCCAATGAACGAGCGCCGCCCGTCATTAAGTGACAGCAGCCTCCCCAGCAAGACGGCCGGGCTGCCAAGTCTGCCAGAGGATGAAGCGCCGACATTCGAGatgagcgaggacgaccacCTGCGTGTGTCGACCGAGAcgtccgaggccgacaacGAGAGGCTACAGACACCTCGCATTGGTGTCGACCCAGGGAGCGCACCCCTCCAACACAGCTCCCTCAACGTGCAGCAGGAGCAGGCCATGCTCAAGCTCACTGCCAACTCTGGACAGTCGAAGCAGCTCGCACGTGCAACGTCGCTCACATCGCTTGGGCAGCGTCCACACAGCACGCTGGCCACGTACACGGCGCGCGATGTGCGTGAAATGGGGAAGACGCAGGAACAGATGGGTGCTCTCGCAGAAGACTTTGGTGTCGATCTCCCGTCGACTGCAGAGCGCTCCAAGACATGGGCCAAGCCTGGCGGCTCGGATTTCAGCAAACGACACAGTATCGTCGCCAAGGCTCCCACCACCCTGGACCACGAGCAGGAGCGGTTAGCCAAGTTCCACGCCTtcatcgccgagcagcagcggcaAGCAGGGAGCAGCGAAGCCGAAGCGATTGCCCGCAAGGCTACTGGTCGCGCAGGGCGCTCACGCTTCGGCGCGTGGCGCACCAAGGTCGGGAATGTGCTCCACTAG